A part of Chloroflexota bacterium genomic DNA contains:
- a CDS encoding STAS domain-containing protein, giving the protein MDFEITEYKRSTVIYTSGRIDSYTAPEVEEALNQLIEKGQYNIIFDIRDVTFVSSAGWWALIRIQKEVKKMNRGELVLVKLDERIKESMDLVGIAPYFRIFNELIDAVGAF; this is encoded by the coding sequence ATGGATTTTGAAATAACTGAGTACAAACGCAGCACGGTGATCTATACCAGCGGCCGGATCGACAGCTATACCGCCCCGGAAGTTGAAGAAGCCTTGAACCAGCTGATTGAAAAGGGTCAATACAACATCATATTTGATATTCGGGATGTGACGTTTGTATCCAGTGCCGGTTGGTGGGCGCTGATCCGGATCCAAAAAGAGGTCAAGAAGATGAACCGCGGTGAACTCGTCCTGGTGAAACTGGATGAGCGTATTAAAGAATCGATGGACCTGGTCGGTATTGCGCCGTATTTCAGGATCTTCAACGAGTTGATTGACGCGGTTGGCGCTTTCTAA
- a CDS encoding beta-galactosidase encodes MRQEAKPNPHATLTTPWTDQVDPKLPWPEYPRPQMVRERWLNLNGPWEFAINKLGDPQPEEFTGEILVPFPPESALSGVQHILQPDEQIWYRRTFTVPEDWAGSRVLLNFGAVDWACQIWVNAVRIGEHTGGYDPFSMYITNAIQQGENELVVAVQDPTDSQPNQRGKQVLKPGFIWYTPISGIWQTVWLEPIAEKSITSIKFTPDLDQGKLNISAYVANSSENLTLSAQAFANKKLVAQGQGDVTSPLTLQIDNPILWSPENPFLYDLEIELLRDGKVIDKVSSYFGMRKFSLEKDSQGHLRFCLNSKPTFLYGPLDQGYWPDGLYTPPTDEAMQWEIRFLKDAGFNMLRKHIKVEPARYYAHCDRIGIIVWQDMVSGGISPKPIWFALPKVMPNLKDNHAYWRLGRNDWSKREEFRAEYQMMIDALYNVVSIAIWGPFNEGWGQFDSAEIAEWTKEFDPTRLVDHASGWFNQGAGDFKSEHIYFKPLPTPKPEPGRGLVLSEFGGYSLNVSDHVWNPDKNFGYKKFSSKETLTEGYLKLLQDELIPWIEAGCSGAVYTQTTDVETEINGFLTYDRQVEKMDIAAIRKAHQKLYESSPE; translated from the coding sequence ATGCGCCAAGAAGCCAAACCAAACCCACATGCAACGTTGACCACCCCCTGGACGGATCAGGTAGACCCAAAACTGCCCTGGCCGGAATATCCCCGGCCCCAGATGGTTCGGGAACGCTGGCTGAACCTCAATGGCCCCTGGGAATTTGCTATCAACAAACTTGGTGATCCCCAACCGGAAGAATTTACAGGTGAAATCCTGGTGCCCTTCCCGCCGGAGAGCGCCCTCTCAGGGGTGCAGCACATCCTCCAGCCCGATGAGCAGATCTGGTATCGCCGAACCTTCACCGTTCCCGAAGACTGGGCCGGCAGCCGCGTCCTGCTGAACTTTGGTGCAGTTGATTGGGCTTGTCAGATTTGGGTCAATGCTGTAAGAATTGGCGAACATACCGGCGGCTACGACCCGTTTTCAATGTATATCACCAACGCCATCCAACAAGGCGAAAATGAATTGGTTGTAGCGGTTCAGGACCCCACCGATTCCCAACCCAATCAGCGCGGCAAGCAGGTGCTCAAACCGGGTTTCATCTGGTACACACCGATCTCTGGCATCTGGCAAACCGTGTGGCTGGAACCCATCGCTGAGAAATCCATCACTTCCATCAAATTCACCCCCGATCTCGACCAGGGCAAACTGAACATTTCGGCCTATGTCGCAAACTCAAGCGAGAATCTGACGCTCTCCGCCCAGGCCTTTGCTAATAAGAAATTGGTCGCCCAAGGCCAAGGCGATGTCACCAGCCCACTCACTCTCCAAATCGATAATCCCATTCTCTGGTCACCGGAGAATCCCTTCCTATATGACCTTGAAATTGAACTGCTTCGGGATGGCAAAGTCATTGACAAGGTGAGCAGTTACTTCGGTATGCGCAAGTTCAGCCTGGAAAAAGACAGCCAGGGCCATCTCCGCTTCTGCCTGAACAGTAAACCGACTTTCCTCTATGGCCCCCTCGACCAGGGCTATTGGCCGGATGGGCTCTACACGCCGCCCACGGACGAAGCCATGCAATGGGAGATCCGGTTCCTCAAGGATGCCGGGTTCAACATGCTGCGCAAACACATCAAGGTCGAGCCAGCCCGCTATTATGCCCACTGTGACCGGATCGGCATCATCGTCTGGCAGGATATGGTCAGCGGCGGGATCAGCCCCAAACCGATCTGGTTTGCTCTGCCTAAAGTGATGCCGAACCTCAAGGACAACCATGCTTACTGGCGATTAGGCAGAAACGATTGGTCCAAAAGGGAAGAGTTTCGCGCTGAATACCAGATGATGATAGACGCCCTATATAATGTCGTCTCAATCGCCATCTGGGGCCCCTTCAATGAGGGCTGGGGCCAATTTGATTCCGCTGAGATTGCAGAGTGGACTAAGGAATTTGACCCCACCCGTCTGGTGGATCATGCCAGCGGTTGGTTTAACCAAGGCGCAGGTGATTTCAAGAGTGAACACATTTATTTCAAACCCCTCCCCACCCCAAAGCCTGAACCCGGCCGTGGACTGGTGCTATCCGAATTCGGCGGCTATAGTCTGAACGTTTCCGACCATGTCTGGAACCCGGATAAGAATTTCGGATATAAGAAATTCTCTAGCAAGGAAACGCTGACCGAGGGCTATCTCAAATTACTCCAAGACGAACTGATCCCCTGGATCGAAGCGGGCTGCTCCGGTGCCGTCTACACCCAAACCACGGATGTGGAGACGGAGATCAATGGCTTCCTGACCTATGACCGCCAGGTGGAGAAGATGGACATCGCCGCGATTCGTAAAGCCCATCAAAAACTATACGAAAGTAGCCCAGAGTAA